The Palaemon carinicauda isolate YSFRI2023 chromosome 20, ASM3689809v2, whole genome shotgun sequence DNA segment CTCCTTTATGATGATACTGTGGAAGGAGCGTTCTATCATACGATAAGTTTTTTACAAGTATGTGAAGAGAACGGAGTTACCCTCAatcctgaaaaatttcaattttgccaACGCGAGGTAGACTTTGTGGGCTATGAATTAGGTTGAGACAATTTCAAGCCAGGTGAGGAAAAGTTGTCTGCAATCAAGAACTTCCCAATGCCAAATCAACCAACCATCACTGACATAAGATCTTGGTTTGGCCTCGTAAACCAATTGGCCCCATTTGTTGCTACCTCTCAACTAATAGAACCCTTTCGAGACCTCCTAAAAAAGTCTACTAGTCAAAAGGTATACTAGGATGAAATATTACAGGATGTGTTCgaaaagactaaagaaattttatgcaatCTGATTGGGGATGGATTGGCCTAATATGATAAATCCAGGCGAACTGCAGTAATCACTGACTGGTTGCGTGATGGGATGTGATTTCTGGTGTTACAACAACATTGCagttgcgaagaggataaagtcccattttgttgcaaagggggGTGGAAGCTTGCCCTCTGTGGAAGCAGACATTTAACCTCGGCAGAAGTTAATTATGCAGTCGTTGAAGGAGAGGCTTCCGCCATGGTATGGTGCTTTCAGAAAGCTAGATTACTCTTACTGGGGTGTCCTAATATTATCCTTGTTACTGACCACCGTCCGCTAGGCAAAGTGTTTGGGGACAGAGAATTGAAAGACATTGCAAATCCTCGTTTGCTtcgattaaaggaaaaaacattacaATACAGTTTCACAGTAAAATACATCCCTGGGAAGAAAAACTCAGCAGCCGATACTCTTTCGAGATATCCAGTAATCAGAAGCTCAATAAATGCGAGTGACCGTGAGATgggggaggaagttgagagttcatgcgttgcagcactgatgacgtcgctgagtgatgacgtcataaccCTCGACTGGAATTCTGTTAAAAGGGCTGCTGAAAGCGATGTGGAATATCAGCCGCTAAAGAGTATGGTAGCCGCATGTTCTTGGCCGGTATCGAGAAATCTAGTCGACTCCAGCATAAAGCCGTATTTTAATGTACGGGATCGACTTGGCATCGTGGACGAACTGGTGGTGTATTCACATGATGACGGgcacatacgtctggcaatactTGTGTCACTACGAGACCAAGTTGTCTCTAACCTACACTCAGGCCACCAAAGTTCTGATTCAATGATTCGTAGGGCACGACAGGCTGTGTATTGGCCTGGGATGGAGGGTCAACTGAAACTCAAGCGGATGCAGTGCAGAACATGTGACGTCATTGCTCCGTCCCAACAAAGGGAACCGCTATTGCCTACCCCACCCCCTGAATATCCTTCTCAACAAACGGTCACGGATATGTTTCAAATGTGCGGAAAACTATATCTGGTATATGCAGATAGGCTTACTGGTTGGCTGGAAATTGCCTTCTTTCCAAATGGTGCCACTTCTGCTAAGTTGATTCCCCTCTTCCGACGATACTTCATGCAGTGGGGCGCCCCGGAAGAAATCTCCCTCGATGGTGGCACCAATTTGGTAAGCACCGAGATGGCTAGCTTCCTACAGAAATGGGGGGTTAGGGTGAGAATATCCTCAGCCCATTACCCCCAATCCTgacgatgttcagacactgcgccgttAATAACGCTTTGCATCACAACTGTataagatttaaccatctttatccggtaaggacccaaataggctggc contains these protein-coding regions:
- the LOC137659763 gene encoding uncharacterized protein; translated protein: MVWCFQKARLLLLGCPNIILVTDHRPLGKVFGDRELKDIANPRLLRLKEKTLQYSFTVKYIPGKKNSAADTLSRYPVIRSSINASDREMGEEVESSCVAALMTSLSDDVITLDWNSVKRAAESDVEYQPLKSMVAACSWPVSRNLVDSSIKPYFNVRDRLGIVDELVVYSHDDGHIRLAILVSLRDQVVSNLHSGHQSSDSMIRRARQAVYWPGMEGQLKLKRMQCRTCDVIAPSQQREPLLPTPPPEYPSQQTVTDMFQMCGKLYLVYADRLTGWLEIAFFPNGATSAKLIPLFRRYFMQWGAPEEISLDGGTNLDSHFNCIEDSRARQAVYWPGMEGQLKLKRMQCRTCDVLAPSQQWEPLLPTPPPEYSFQQTVTDMFQMCGKLYLVYADRLTGWLEIAFFPNGATSAKLIPLFRRYFMQCGALEEISLDSGTNMVSTEMASFLQKWGVRMRISSAHYPQSNGRAEAAVRTAKRTIQDNTRSDGSLDTDSFARAILQYRNTPLRDIDKSPAQLAMGRQLRDSVPMIKSYHKITEQWADIMIDKEERMGKHLRKCQVPS